A region from the Gossypium hirsutum isolate 1008001.06 chromosome A08, Gossypium_hirsutum_v2.1, whole genome shotgun sequence genome encodes:
- the LOC121204836 gene encoding uncharacterized protein, giving the protein MRKPTKESELNTEPIGQNLIKLISNLCFSVFVLSVLIFTAIAITYQPPDPWLESAPSLTKLFTQTENATFKIDDSIVKTGEDLVSSPVPAIPPALAPNPITETDDSIVKTGEDLVSSPAPAIPPALATNDSVVKTGEDSVSSPVPAMSPVLATNDSVVKTSEDSVSSLAPAMSPVVAPNPVTKTNDSVVKSGKESKSSLAPAMSPALAPNPVTKTNDSLVRTGPAPAPATSLALAPTPIVETEAKSPKSDCEELKHVNCSDPLVLRAIKKFNSKTFKSIVILEYQTPVNSSKPDECDVAWRFRNKKERSWRKYRDFRRFEFGIGVNCTYRVIHTGRWHSGINARRPWIRPNPKFTQPIRDEEINDTIPTLPETNFRKGKYLYYARGGDYCKGMNHYLWSFLCGLGEAVYLNRTFVMDLNMCLSATHSSSHKDEEGKDFRFYFDFEHLKETASVVEETEFLRDWKKWDKGHKRKVPLKKIKSHKTTPMQLKKDKSTIIWRQFDGPEPDNYWYRVCEGQAAKYIHRPWHTIWKSKRLMNIVTEISGRMDWDFEAIHVIRGEKAQNKQLWPNLDSDTSPNAILTKLQQLVQPWRNLYVATNEPFYNYFDNLRSHYKVHLLDDYKELWNEASEWYNETTLLNSGKPVEFDGYMRAVVDTEVLYRAKTRVETFYNLTKDCKDGINTC; this is encoded by the coding sequence atgaggaaACCCACAAAAGAATCAGAGTTAAACACTGAGCCAATCGGTCAAAATCTGATCAAATTGATTAGTAATCTCTGTTTCTCTGTTTTTGTGTTGTCGGTTCTTATATTTACAGCCATTGCTATCACTTATCAACCACCAGATCCATGGCTGGAATCAGCTCCTTCTTTAACCAAGCTCTTCACTCAAACTGAAAATGCCACTTTTAAAATCGATGATTCCATTGTTAAAACCGGTGAAGATTTGGTTTCTTCGCCGGTTCCGGCTATTCCCCCTGCTTTAGCACCTAATCCCATTACTGAAACCGATGATTCCATTGTTAAAACCGGTGAGGATTTGGTTTCTTCGCCGGCTCCGGCAATTCCCCCTGCATTAGCAACCAATGATTCCGTTGTAAAAACCGGTGAGGATTCGGTTTCTTCGCCGGTTCCGGCAATGTCCCCTGTTTTAGCAACCAATGATTCTGTTGTAAAAACCAGTGAGGATTCGGTTTCTTCGCTGGCTCCAGCTATGTCCCCTGTTGTAGCACCCAATCCGGTTACTAAAACCAATGATTCGGTTGTTAAATCCGGTAAAGAAAGCAAATCTTCACTAGCTCCGGCAATGTCCCCTGCTTTAGCACCCAATCCTGTTACTAAAACCAACGATTCGCTGGTCAGAACCGGTCCGGCTCCAGCTCCGGCAACGTCCCTTGCTTTGGCACCCACTCCCATTGTTGAAACCGAAGCAAAATCCCCGAAATCCGATTGTGAGGAGTTAAAACACGTGAATTGTTCAGATCCACTGGTTTTACGCGCAATCAAGAAATTCAACTCAAAAACTTTCAAGTCCATTGTGATTTTGGAGTATCAAACACCGGTCAACAGCTCGAAACCGGATGAATGTGATGTTGCTTGGAGGTTTCGGAATAAAAAGGAAAGATCTTGGAGAAAGTACAGAGATTTTAGAAGGTTCGAGTTCGGGATCGGAGTGAATTGTACTTACAGAGTGATCCATACAGGCCGTTGGCATTCGGGAATCAACGCTCGACGACCTTGGATTCGGCCTAACCCAAAGTTCACTCAACCGATACGTGATGAAGAGATAAACGATACAATCCCGACTTTACCGGAAACGAACTTTAGGAAAGGGAAGTATTTGTATTATGCAAGAGGAGGAGATTATTGTAAGGGAATGAACCATTACTTATGGAGTTTCTTATGTGGTTTAGGGGAAGCTGTGTATTTGAATAGAACATTTGTGATGGATTTAAACATGTGTTTATCTGCAACTCATAGTTCGAGTCACAAAGACGAAGAAGGCAAAGATTTCCGGTTTTATTTCGACTTCGAGCATCTTAAAGAAACGGCGTCTGTTGTGGAAGAAACTGAGTTTTTACGAGATTGGAAGAAATGGGATAAAGGTCATAAAAGAAAAGTaccattgaagaagataaagagCCATAAAACTACACCAATGCAACTCAAAAAGGATAAAAGCACAATCATATGGAGACAATTTGATGGACCAGAGCCTGATAATTATTGGTACAGAGTATGTGAAGGGCAAGCTGCTAAGTACATTCACAGACCGTGGCATACAATATGGAAATCGAAACGATTGATGAACATCGTAACCGAGATAAGCGGACGTATGGATTGGGATTTCGAAGCTATTCACGTCATCCGTGGTGAAAAAGCACAAAACAAACAACTTTGGCCGAATCTGGATTCCGATACCTCCCCTAACGCAATCTTAACCAAGCTTCAACAACTGGTTCAACCGTGGAGGAACCTTTATGTTGCGACAAACGAGCCTTTCTACAATTACTTCGATAACTTGAGGTCACATTACAAGGTTCATTTGCTTGATGATTACAAGGAATTGTGGAACGAGGCGAGCGAGTGGTACAACGAGACGACGTTGCTTAACAGCGGGAAACCGGTCGAGTTCGATGGTTACATGAGAGCTGTTGTGGATACCG
- the LOC121204584 gene encoding protochlorophyllide-dependent translocon component 52, chloroplastic yields MDVLRASSSTLVHSPYISTTTRRNKTQFLKPIFHHLKLKLTVFDSSFTLFERNGSKLRLFMTLPSSPASTTESIEPPMLELEADGCEKERFDWYSHWYPVMPICDLDKRVPHAKKVLGLDLVVWWDRNENEWKVFDDTCPHRLAPLSDGRIDQWGRLQCVYHGWCFNGNGDCKLIPQAPLDGPPVHTFKEACVTVYPSTVQHDILWVWPNADPQYRDIIMKKKPPYVPVLDDPSFSRLMGNREFPFGYEVLIENLMDPAHLPYAHYGLILNSNPKVKVDREGGSPLGMKVEKLDINGFNGKQDWGCSYFIAPCIYHAFIDVDQQNGSAISETEKSNRRFCLVFMCVPVSPGKSRFIWSFPKNFGVWIDKIVPRWMFHIGQNLILDSDLYLLHVQEHKIMELEATNWQEACFVPTKSDAFVVGFRRWLNKYGRGVVDWKGKFTGALPPSPPREQLMDRYWTHVVSCNSCNTAHKGLKTLEVMLQTMSVISIGIVAVTKQNMISMVAKSTMVSMAIICFTASKWLAQFIYKNFHYHDYNHAFV; encoded by the exons ATGGATGTTCTTAGAGCTTCTTCTTCTACCCTTGTTCATTCACCATACATTTCAACAACAACAAGAAGAAACAAAACCCAATTTCTTAAACCCATCTTTCAccatttaaagttaaaattaactGTGTTTGATTCATCTTTCACATTGTTTGAAAGAAATGGATCGAAATTGAGGTTGTTTATGACGTTACCATCGTCCCCGGCATCGACAACGGAATCCATCGAGCCACCTATGCTGGAACTTGAGGCTGATGGTTGCGAGAAAGAGAGATTCGATTGGTACTCACATTGGTACCCGGTGATGCCAATATGTGATTTGGATAAGAGGGTGCCCCATGCTAAGAAAGTATTGGGACTTGACCTAGTGGTGTGGTGGGATAGGAATGAGAATGAATGGAAAGTGTTTGATGATACTTGTCCCCATAGATTAGCTCCTTTATCTGATGGAAGAATTGATCAGTGGGGGAGATTACAATGTGTGTATCATGGTTGGTGTTTTAATGGAAATGGTGATTGTAAACTCATCCCTCAAGCCCCCCTAGATGGACCACCG GTCCATACATTCAAGGAAGCATGTGTGACTGTTTATCCAAGCACTGTGCAACATGATATTTTGTGGGTTTGGCCTAATGCTGATCCTCAATACAGAGATATTATAATGAAGAAAAAACCTCCTTACGTTCCTGTCTTGGATGATCCTTCATTTTCAAGGCTAATGGGAAACAGAGAATTTCCTTTCGG GTACGAGGTGTTGATTGAAAATCTTATGGATCCTGCTCATCTTCCATATGCACATTACGGATTAATACTCAATTCGAACCCTAAAG TGAAGGTAGATAGGGAAGGGGGTAGTCCACTTGGTATGAAAGTTGAGAAGTTGGATATAAATGGTTTCAATGGAAAACAAGATTGGGGTTGTTCTTACTTTATTGCACCTTGCATCTATCATGCTTTTATTGATGTTGATCAACAAAATGGATCTGCAATATCCGAAACCGAAAAG TCAAATCGaagattttgtttggtttttatgTGTGTTCCGGTTAGTCCGGGTAAAAGTAGATTTATTTGGTCTTTTCCAAAGAACTTTGGTGTTTGGATTGACAAGATTGTTCCAAGATGGATGTTTCACATTGGACAAAACTTGATTCTGGATTCTGATTTGTATCTTCTTCATGTTCAG GAGCATAAGATAATGGAACTTGAAGCTACCAATTGGCAAGAAGCTTGTTTTGTGCCTACAAAGTCAGATGCCTTTGTGGTTGGCTTCCGAAGGTGGTTGAACAAGTATGGCCGTGGCGTGGTTGATTGGAAAGGGAAGTTTACCGGAGCTCTTCCTCCATCTCCTCCTAGAGAGCAACTGATGGACAG GTATTGGACTCATGTGGTGAGTTGTAACAGTTGCAATACAGCACATAAAGGTCTCAAGACACTTGAAGTAATGCTACAAACCATGTCGGTAATTTCGATTGGGATCGTTGCTGTGACAAAGCAGAACATGATATCAATGGTGGCTAAATCAACAATGGTATCAATGGCTATCATTTGTTTTACAGCTTCAAAATGGTTGGCTCAGTTCATCTACAAGAATTTCCATTATCATGATTATAACCATGCTTTTgtgtaa